In Propionimicrobium sp. PCR01-08-3, one DNA window encodes the following:
- the mraZ gene encoding division/cell wall cluster transcriptional repressor MraZ, which produces MFLGTYTPKLDEKGRVVLPAKFRDELAEGLVVTRGQDRCLAIYPMETFVAKTQQMASAPATVRQVRDFQRMLASSASDEVPDKQGRIQVPAVLRDYAGLDKDIVVVGAIDRVEVWNPQAWQEYSTAQEASFAELNEEIFPVL; this is translated from the coding sequence ATGTTTCTCGGTACCTACACGCCCAAGCTCGACGAGAAGGGCCGCGTGGTTCTACCTGCGAAGTTCCGGGACGAGCTGGCCGAAGGGCTGGTGGTGACCAGAGGACAGGATCGCTGCCTGGCGATCTATCCGATGGAAACCTTCGTCGCGAAAACTCAACAGATGGCTTCAGCCCCGGCGACGGTGCGCCAGGTGCGCGATTTTCAGCGCATGTTGGCGTCCTCAGCCAGCGATGAAGTGCCGGACAAACAGGGCCGCATTCAGGTGCCGGCCGTGCTGCGTGACTACGCAGGTCTGGACAAGGACATCGTCGTGGTGGGGGCCATCGACCGGGTCGAGGTCTGGAATCCGCAGGCATGGCAGGAGTACTCCACTGCGCAGGAGGCCTCTTTCGCCGAGTTGAACGAAGAGATCTTCCCGGTCTTGTGA
- a CDS encoding MoxR family ATPase, protein MTAQRVLTPQLDVPQVQQLASSMRQAISSIIEGKTEQIDLAILVLFAGGHLLIEDVPGVGKTMLAKALGRAIDCRVRRIQFTPDLLPSDITGVSVYNQETREFEFKPGGVFANIVVGDEINRASPKTQSALLEAMEERQVSVDGRTHRLAPPFMVVSTQNPIEMEGTYPLPEAQRDRFMARIEMGYPTRGAELDMLNSHGGADPLSGLQPVTDGPSLTRLAEGIRQVHVSQAVKEYIVDIVDATRESSDLRLGASPRAGLQLLRAVRVRAAMAGRDYVIPDDVQALLAPVLAHRVLLTSAARLAGRSGADAVLAAAATVALPRGN, encoded by the coding sequence ATGACAGCTCAACGCGTCTTGACCCCACAACTCGACGTGCCGCAGGTACAGCAACTGGCTTCGTCCATGCGGCAAGCGATTTCGAGCATCATCGAGGGCAAGACCGAACAGATCGATCTGGCAATCCTGGTGCTCTTCGCCGGTGGCCACCTGCTCATCGAAGATGTGCCGGGCGTCGGCAAGACGATGCTGGCCAAGGCTCTGGGACGCGCGATCGACTGCCGGGTGCGACGCATCCAATTCACTCCCGATCTGCTGCCCTCCGACATCACCGGCGTCTCGGTCTATAACCAGGAGACCCGCGAGTTCGAGTTCAAGCCCGGCGGCGTCTTCGCGAACATCGTGGTGGGCGACGAGATCAACCGCGCCTCGCCGAAGACGCAGTCGGCGCTGCTGGAGGCCATGGAGGAACGCCAGGTCAGCGTCGACGGCCGGACCCATCGGCTTGCTCCCCCGTTCATGGTGGTGTCCACCCAGAACCCGATCGAGATGGAGGGCACCTATCCTCTCCCCGAGGCCCAGCGCGACCGGTTCATGGCCCGCATCGAGATGGGCTACCCCACCCGCGGCGCCGAACTCGACATGCTGAATTCGCACGGCGGCGCCGACCCGCTGTCCGGCCTGCAACCGGTGACCGACGGGCCGAGCCTCACCCGGCTCGCCGAGGGTATCCGGCAGGTGCACGTCTCGCAGGCCGTCAAGGAGTACATCGTCGACATCGTCGACGCGACCCGCGAGAGCAGTGATCTGCGGCTGGGCGCCTCTCCTCGCGCCGGGCTGCAGTTGCTGCGTGCGGTGCGCGTCCGGGCCGCCATGGCCGGGCGTGACTATGTCATCCCCGACGACGTGCAGGCATTGCTGGCTCCGGTACTGGCGCATCGTGTGCTTTTGACGTCGGCGGCCCGGCTGGCCGGACGGTCCGGGGCCGACGCCGTGCTCGCAGCGGCCGCGACCGTGGCGTTGCCGCGGGGCAACTGA
- the rsmH gene encoding 16S rRNA (cytosine(1402)-N(4))-methyltransferase RsmH, which produces MSEPDGTSDAPAPATLATGPGGAVVHTPVMRERIVGLLAPALRAPGAVHVDATLGMAGHAAAILQANPTARLVGIDQDEEALTIAEQTLRRFAGRFQLVRARFDELPDVLDDLGITEIDSLLADLGLSSLQIDERERGFAYAADAPLDMRMDNRNPRTAADIVNTASRRELTQILRRYGEEPNADRIAKAIVAERAIEPFSNSARLVAVIQASLPAARRYGGGHPAKRTFQALRIEVNGELDALQGLLPAALDRLAVGGRIAVLAYHSLEDRLVKQAFAQAASDAAPERLPVVPEPLLARFEALVRGAEKPTDDEITRNPRAASARLRAVQRIRPGSIPFGKESR; this is translated from the coding sequence ATGAGCGAACCCGACGGGACAAGCGATGCTCCCGCCCCGGCAACGCTCGCGACGGGCCCAGGCGGTGCGGTGGTACACACGCCGGTGATGCGAGAACGCATCGTCGGCCTGCTGGCCCCCGCCCTCCGGGCTCCGGGTGCCGTCCATGTGGACGCGACGCTCGGCATGGCGGGCCACGCCGCCGCCATCCTGCAGGCCAACCCGACCGCCCGGTTGGTCGGCATCGATCAGGACGAAGAAGCTCTCACGATCGCCGAGCAGACGTTGCGCCGGTTCGCCGGGCGTTTTCAGTTGGTCCGGGCGCGGTTCGACGAACTACCCGACGTCTTGGACGACCTGGGCATCACCGAGATCGACTCGCTGCTGGCCGATCTCGGATTGTCGAGCCTGCAGATCGACGAGCGAGAACGGGGCTTTGCCTACGCGGCCGACGCACCGCTCGACATGCGCATGGACAACCGGAACCCGCGCACCGCCGCCGACATCGTGAACACCGCGAGCCGGCGTGAACTGACCCAGATCCTGCGCCGCTACGGCGAGGAACCGAACGCCGACCGCATCGCGAAGGCAATCGTCGCCGAGCGCGCCATCGAACCGTTCAGCAACTCCGCCCGGTTGGTCGCGGTGATCCAGGCCTCCTTGCCCGCGGCCCGCCGCTACGGCGGAGGGCACCCGGCCAAACGCACCTTCCAGGCACTGCGTATCGAAGTCAACGGCGAACTGGACGCGCTCCAAGGCCTGTTGCCGGCCGCACTCGACAGGCTCGCCGTCGGCGGACGCATCGCCGTGCTCGCCTACCACTCGCTCGAAGACCGCCTGGTCAAACAGGCATTTGCGCAGGCGGCCAGCGACGCCGCCCCCGAGCGGTTGCCGGTGGTACCCGAACCGCTGTTGGCCCGCTTCGAGGCGCTCGTCCGGGGCGCCGAAAAGCCCACGGACGACGAGATCACCCGCAATCCGCGGGCTGCATCCGCCCGATTGCGTGCGGTTCAGCGCATCCGTCCCGGTTCGATCCCCTTCGGTAAGGAGTCCCGATGA
- a CDS encoding DUF3488 and transglutaminase-like domain-containing protein, giving the protein MIGSARNSIAVVLAAFLGAIPLTQLSSDARLLPAAAIVIVLLELAAWLTRRLTARIWPGTFAQVVAQLAMIWIGCAAAVGDGAQDNPWQVFGLVWSGAGEHIYQQTVPMDANDPVLVVLLAAIGLLTIGIDLAFIAAGSALLAAVPLLGGYLASMIVLDHAAGIVSIVAVCVGWLILLASRTIDHEKRWPRGLTSKDAAKFNLRGFTGLAATLGAISIGVAVVAGMAIPPDNPTWRPRGSSSGGSSVDLVDPTIELNENLHRPDERPLISYTTSAPGGVQLRNTALTAMDANGWHLQQMDLEPGNPDVPEVTGTTPQPISTSIAIGDYESDYLPVPYFPRGWDAEGSWNYDPSTLTVLNVDSGRSGQALTGLPYAAESVMVQPSDDEIAAASAGADQGIVVPDDVPADIVDLAHQLTDDSPTAGAKALALESWLADPAQFSYDLNAPEGTGYDVLLNFLFTDRRGYCIHFASSMAVMAEVIGIPARVAVGFTAGTQQDDGSWLVTSHNMHAWPELYFEGLGWVSFEPTVSIGSGGQPPETSPEPTPQTPSEEPTAPAESQEPTQSPEPSAPAPGPGESGQPIDLRIPLGFLAAIVIVAAPATARALQRRRRLGAQAAPDRVRGAWRELHATAIDVGLTWPKATPRQAAASGWPGLKADGRRALRHVALLVERQRFAAVPPAEADVAADVALITTQWYAHVSKGKRLMARVLPRSLFMGRREPD; this is encoded by the coding sequence ATGATCGGCTCGGCCCGCAACTCGATCGCCGTCGTGCTCGCAGCCTTCCTCGGCGCCATTCCCCTCACTCAGCTGAGTTCGGACGCACGGTTGCTGCCCGCAGCGGCGATCGTGATCGTGCTGCTCGAGCTGGCCGCCTGGCTGACCAGACGACTCACCGCCCGGATCTGGCCGGGGACATTCGCCCAGGTGGTGGCCCAGCTCGCGATGATCTGGATCGGCTGTGCCGCCGCGGTAGGAGACGGGGCCCAGGACAATCCGTGGCAGGTCTTCGGGCTGGTGTGGAGCGGTGCCGGCGAGCACATCTATCAGCAGACCGTGCCGATGGACGCCAACGACCCGGTGCTGGTGGTGCTGCTCGCCGCCATTGGGCTGCTCACCATCGGAATCGATCTGGCGTTCATCGCAGCCGGCAGTGCCTTGCTGGCTGCCGTTCCGCTGCTCGGTGGCTATCTGGCCTCGATGATCGTTCTCGATCACGCGGCCGGCATCGTCTCGATCGTCGCGGTTTGCGTGGGCTGGCTGATCTTGTTGGCCTCCCGCACGATCGACCACGAAAAACGCTGGCCTCGCGGGCTGACGAGCAAAGACGCCGCCAAATTCAATCTGCGCGGCTTCACCGGCCTGGCCGCGACACTCGGCGCGATCTCGATCGGGGTTGCGGTGGTCGCCGGCATGGCGATCCCGCCCGACAACCCGACGTGGCGGCCCCGTGGTTCGTCAAGCGGTGGATCGTCGGTCGACCTGGTTGATCCGACCATCGAGCTCAACGAGAATCTGCATCGTCCCGACGAGCGTCCGCTGATCAGCTACACCACCTCGGCGCCAGGCGGAGTGCAGTTACGCAACACCGCCCTGACCGCGATGGACGCCAACGGCTGGCACCTGCAGCAGATGGATCTCGAGCCGGGCAATCCCGATGTGCCCGAGGTCACCGGAACCACTCCGCAGCCGATCTCGACCTCGATCGCGATCGGCGACTATGAATCCGATTATCTGCCGGTGCCCTATTTCCCCCGCGGTTGGGACGCCGAGGGCTCGTGGAACTACGATCCCTCGACCCTCACCGTGCTCAATGTCGATTCCGGACGCAGCGGACAGGCCCTGACCGGTCTGCCCTATGCCGCCGAGTCGGTCATGGTGCAACCCAGCGACGACGAGATCGCTGCCGCGTCGGCCGGGGCCGATCAAGGCATCGTCGTCCCCGATGATGTGCCGGCCGACATAGTCGACCTCGCCCATCAGCTCACCGACGATTCCCCCACCGCCGGAGCCAAGGCCCTGGCCCTGGAGAGTTGGCTGGCCGATCCGGCACAGTTCAGCTACGACCTGAATGCCCCCGAAGGTACCGGCTACGACGTCTTGCTGAATTTCTTGTTCACCGACCGGCGGGGTTATTGCATTCACTTCGCCTCATCGATGGCGGTGATGGCCGAGGTCATCGGCATTCCTGCCCGGGTCGCCGTCGGCTTCACCGCCGGCACCCAGCAGGACGACGGCTCGTGGTTGGTGACTTCGCACAATATGCATGCCTGGCCCGAGCTGTACTTCGAGGGACTCGGCTGGGTCAGCTTCGAACCCACGGTCTCGATCGGCAGCGGCGGGCAACCACCCGAGACCTCGCCCGAACCCACTCCACAGACTCCTTCCGAAGAGCCCACTGCGCCCGCCGAATCGCAGGAGCCCACGCAGTCTCCCGAACCGTCGGCGCCCGCGCCAGGGCCGGGGGAAAGTGGGCAGCCGATCGATCTGCGGATCCCGCTCGGTTTCCTCGCCGCCATCGTCATCGTGGCCGCGCCGGCCACCGCCCGGGCTCTGCAGCGCCGCCGCAGGCTGGGGGCCCAGGCGGCGCCCGATCGTGTACGCGGTGCCTGGCGCGAGCTGCACGCCACCGCCATCGATGTCGGGCTGACGTGGCCGAAGGCGACTCCGCGGCAGGCGGCTGCGTCCGGTTGGCCGGGGTTGAAGGCCGATGGACGCCGAGCCTTGCGCCACGTCGC
- a CDS encoding DUF58 domain-containing protein: MRAWRRLTIRGRIALCFGVLAVAAGIVFGQRDLFWLGGFCFLVTVGALLMVSWPVKGLRHERRLAVASVPVDTEFQVSLKLTSSGFSIPRLLHFEDVVPPSMGIRPRFALSAGVPAAGYRVGYRLRGVQRGRYRIGPLLVRSLDPFGLARNDMAFVSTTEIAVTPRVFELAGLDAGSSGTSAEARSTRAGLVGQDDVLVREYRRGDDVRRVHWRSTARAGELMVRREEQSWQSSVRLLVDNRRAAHAGIGRDSSFEWAVSAAASVGLAMLSSGSILELADADGLTMGPDSDRNVRSQRLISELTDITLTSSESLAAGLLGTGEARSPGSALLAVLGRLTQADLATLIDATPRSGTAHALLIDSPTFVGAAGRAAQAQIAHELAKRGWSVALVRAPESVPDAWIRLAEASGGRS; this comes from the coding sequence GTGCGGGCCTGGCGCCGCCTCACCATTCGGGGACGCATCGCACTGTGTTTCGGCGTGCTCGCCGTCGCTGCCGGCATTGTCTTCGGCCAGCGCGATCTGTTCTGGCTGGGTGGATTCTGCTTCCTCGTCACGGTCGGCGCATTGTTGATGGTCTCCTGGCCGGTCAAGGGTCTGCGTCACGAGCGCAGACTTGCCGTGGCCAGTGTGCCGGTGGACACCGAGTTCCAGGTGTCGCTGAAACTCACCAGCTCGGGGTTCAGTATTCCCCGGCTCCTGCATTTTGAAGATGTGGTGCCGCCGTCGATGGGGATTCGTCCACGTTTCGCTTTGTCGGCCGGAGTTCCGGCCGCTGGATACCGGGTCGGGTACCGGCTGAGAGGAGTGCAGCGCGGACGTTACCGGATCGGCCCGCTGCTGGTGCGCAGCCTCGACCCGTTCGGTCTGGCCAGAAACGACATGGCGTTCGTCTCCACCACCGAGATCGCCGTCACCCCCCGCGTCTTCGAACTGGCCGGGTTGGACGCGGGCAGCTCGGGCACCTCGGCGGAGGCGCGCAGCACCAGGGCCGGGCTGGTCGGCCAGGATGATGTGCTGGTGCGCGAATACCGGCGCGGCGACGATGTGCGCCGGGTGCATTGGCGTTCCACGGCCAGAGCCGGCGAGTTGATGGTCCGCCGGGAGGAGCAGTCGTGGCAATCGAGCGTCCGGCTGCTGGTCGACAACAGGCGCGCTGCACATGCCGGCATCGGCCGGGACAGTTCGTTCGAGTGGGCGGTCTCGGCCGCCGCGTCGGTCGGATTGGCGATGCTTTCGTCCGGGTCGATTCTTGAACTGGCGGACGCCGACGGTCTGACGATGGGCCCCGATTCCGACCGCAATGTCCGTTCTCAGCGGCTGATCTCCGAGCTGACCGACATCACCTTGACAAGCAGCGAATCCCTGGCGGCAGGACTGCTCGGCACCGGTGAGGCACGCTCGCCCGGTTCGGCCCTGCTGGCCGTGCTCGGCCGGCTCACTCAAGCGGACCTGGCGACGCTCATCGACGCCACTCCCCGTTCGGGTACGGCTCATGCGCTGCTGATCGACTCCCCCACCTTCGTTGGTGCCGCCGGGCGCGCGGCACAGGCTCAGATCGCTCATGAATTGGCCAAGCGCGGCTGGTCGGTGGCTTTGGTACGCGCCCCGGAGTCGGTGCCCGATGCCTGGATCAGGCTGGCCGAAGCGAGCGGAGGGAGATCATGA